A genomic window from Dechloromonas sp. A34 includes:
- the accC gene encoding acetyl-CoA carboxylase biotin carboxylase subunit — translation MFEKVLIANRGEIALRIQRACRELGIKTVVVHSEADREAKYVKLADESVCIGPASSTLSYLNVPAIISAAEVTDAQAIHPGYGFLSENADFAERVETSGFVFIGPRAETIRLMGDKVSAKNAMKEAMVPCVPGSEGELPEDPKEIVKIARAVGYPVIIKAAGGGGGRGMRVVHTEAALVNAVAMTRQEAGSFFGNPAVYMEKYLENPRHVEIQVMADEYKNAIYLGERDCSMQRRHQKVIEEAPAPHIPARLINRIGERCAEACRKIGYRGAGTFEFLYENNEFYFIEMNTRVQVEHPVTEMITGVDIVQEQIRVAAGEKLRYKQKDIVFRGHAIECRINAEDPFTFVPCPGKIDFYHPPGGPGIRVDSHIYQGYTVPSHYDSMVAKVIAYGDTREQAIRRMRIALSEMSVQGIKTNIPLHQELMQDARFVEGGTSIHYLEQKLADKGEVKR, via the coding sequence ATGTTCGAAAAGGTTCTAATCGCGAATCGCGGCGAGATCGCCCTGCGCATTCAGCGCGCCTGCCGCGAACTTGGCATCAAGACCGTGGTAGTGCACTCCGAGGCCGACCGCGAGGCAAAATACGTCAAGCTGGCCGACGAGTCGGTCTGCATCGGTCCGGCATCATCGACGCTGAGCTACCTGAACGTCCCGGCGATCATTTCGGCCGCGGAAGTCACCGATGCCCAGGCCATTCACCCGGGCTACGGTTTCCTTTCCGAAAACGCCGACTTCGCCGAGCGTGTCGAGACTTCCGGTTTCGTCTTCATCGGTCCGCGCGCCGAAACCATTCGCCTGATGGGCGACAAGGTATCGGCCAAGAACGCGATGAAGGAAGCCATGGTGCCCTGCGTCCCAGGTTCGGAAGGCGAATTGCCGGAAGATCCGAAGGAAATCGTCAAAATCGCGCGCGCCGTCGGCTACCCGGTGATCATCAAGGCGGCCGGCGGCGGTGGTGGCCGCGGCATGCGTGTCGTGCATACCGAAGCCGCGTTGGTCAATGCCGTGGCGATGACCCGCCAGGAAGCCGGAAGCTTCTTCGGCAATCCGGCGGTCTACATGGAGAAATATCTGGAAAATCCGCGCCATGTGGAAATCCAGGTCATGGCCGACGAATACAAGAACGCGATTTATCTCGGCGAGCGCGACTGCTCGATGCAGCGTCGCCACCAGAAAGTCATCGAAGAGGCGCCGGCCCCGCATATTCCGGCCCGCCTGATCAACCGGATCGGCGAACGCTGTGCCGAAGCCTGTCGCAAGATCGGTTACCGTGGCGCTGGCACGTTCGAGTTCCTCTACGAAAACAACGAGTTCTATTTCATCGAAATGAACACCCGCGTTCAGGTCGAGCATCCGGTTACCGAAATGATCACCGGGGTCGATATCGTCCAGGAGCAGATTCGCGTCGCTGCCGGCGAGAAGCTGCGCTACAAGCAGAAGGACATCGTTTTCCGCGGCCATGCCATCGAATGCCGCATCAACGCTGAAGATCCCTTCACGTTCGTGCCCTGTCCCGGCAAGATCGATTTCTACCACCCGCCCGGCGGCCCCGGCATCCGTGTCGACTCGCACATCTATCAGGGCTACACCGTGCCGTCGCACTACGACTCGATGGTCGCCAAGGTCATCGCCTACGGCGATACCCGCGAACAGGCCATCCGCCGCATGCGCATCGCGCTGTCCGAGATGAGCGTTCAGGGCATTAAGACCAATATCCCGCTCCACCAGGAACTGATGCAGGATGCCCGTTTCGTCGAGGGCGGCACCAGTATTCACTACCTCGAACAAAAGCTCGCCGACAAGGGCGAAGTGAAGCGCTAA
- the mpl gene encoding UDP-N-acetylmuramate:L-alanyl-gamma-D-glutamyl-meso-diaminopimelate ligase: MHIHILGICGTFMGGVAQLAVASGHKVTGCDANVYPPMSDQLWAAGVDLIEGFEIGQLALKPDVFVVGNAISRGNPLLEAILDQGLAYVSGPQWLAEHVLQGRWVLGVAGTHGKTTTASMLAWILEDANMQPGFLIGGVPLNFGVSARLGGTPFFVIEADEYDTAFCDKRSKFVHYKPRTVVLNNLEFDHADIFADLGAIETQFHHLVRTLPASGLIVSNAGEASLERVLQRGCWTPVERFNDPAGYRVGGDDASGELVLHGAQGEIGRASWALSGEHNRANACAALLAARHVGVPLDKGLEALARFVNVKRRMEVRGEVRGVTVYDDFAHHPTAIATTVAGLRRKVGAARILAVLEPRSNTMKLGTMKSQLPASLAEVDTAFCYSANLGWDAREALAPMGEKAVVGDNLDELVAKIVANARTGDHVLVMSNGGFGGIHGKLLAALAQ; the protein is encoded by the coding sequence ATGCACATTCATATTCTGGGTATCTGCGGCACCTTCATGGGTGGCGTTGCGCAACTTGCGGTTGCTTCCGGTCACAAGGTCACGGGGTGCGATGCCAACGTCTATCCGCCGATGAGCGACCAGTTGTGGGCTGCCGGGGTCGATTTGATCGAAGGCTTCGAGATCGGCCAGCTGGCGCTGAAACCCGATGTCTTCGTGGTCGGCAATGCCATCTCGCGTGGAAATCCCTTGCTCGAAGCCATTCTCGACCAGGGGCTGGCCTACGTTTCGGGGCCGCAGTGGCTGGCCGAGCATGTTCTGCAGGGGCGCTGGGTGCTCGGCGTGGCCGGCACTCACGGCAAGACGACGACGGCTTCGATGCTGGCCTGGATACTGGAAGACGCAAACATGCAACCGGGCTTCCTGATCGGCGGCGTGCCCCTGAATTTCGGGGTCTCGGCGCGGCTGGGCGGCACTCCATTCTTCGTCATCGAGGCCGATGAATACGATACAGCCTTCTGCGACAAGCGCTCCAAGTTCGTTCATTACAAGCCGCGGACCGTGGTGCTGAATAACCTGGAATTCGATCACGCCGACATCTTCGCTGATCTGGGTGCCATCGAGACGCAATTCCATCATCTGGTGCGTACCCTGCCGGCGTCCGGGCTGATCGTCTCCAATGCCGGCGAAGCCAGCCTGGAGCGCGTGCTGCAACGCGGTTGCTGGACGCCGGTCGAACGTTTCAACGACCCGGCCGGCTATCGGGTCGGCGGTGACGACGCCAGTGGCGAACTGGTGCTGCATGGGGCTCAGGGCGAGATCGGGCGTGCCAGCTGGGCCTTGTCCGGTGAGCATAACCGGGCCAATGCCTGCGCGGCCCTGCTGGCTGCCCGCCATGTCGGCGTGCCGCTGGACAAGGGGCTGGAGGCGCTCGCCCGCTTCGTCAACGTCAAGCGGCGGATGGAGGTGCGTGGCGAAGTCCGCGGCGTCACGGTGTACGACGATTTTGCCCATCATCCGACGGCGATCGCCACCACGGTGGCCGGCTTGCGCCGCAAGGTCGGCGCGGCGCGCATCCTGGCGGTGCTCGAACCGCGTTCGAACACGATGAAGCTGGGCACCATGAAAAGCCAGCTTCCGGCCAGCCTGGCCGAGGTCGATACCGCCTTCTGCTACTCGGCCAATCTCGGTTGGGATGCCCGGGAGGCGCTGGCGCCGATGGGCGAAAAAGCGGTCGTTGGCGACAATCTAGACGAACTTGTCGCCAAGATCGTGGCCAATGCCCGCACCGGAGACCACGTGCTGGTGATGAGCAACGGCGGTTTCGGCGGTATCCACGGCAAATTGCTGGCCGCGCTCGCTCAATAA
- a CDS encoding carbohydrate kinase family protein, whose translation MTTLICGSLAFDNIMVFPDRFKNHILPEQIHILNVAFLVPEMRREFGGCAGNIAYNLMLLGGEPLIMATVGDDAAPYLERLDKLGLPRTHVRHVPGGFTAQAFITTDLDDNQITAFHPGAMSFSHLNKVEHAPSAKLGIVAPDGREGMMQHARDFATAGVPFVFDPGQGLPMFNGDELLDFMRLADYACFNDYEAKLLCDRTGRSLDQLADEVKALIVTKGGEGSEIRAAGQRYDIPCVPADDILDPTGCGDAYRSGLLYGIANGFDWLATGRLAAVMGAIKIAHRGGQNHQPSREEIAARYQRAFGSLPW comes from the coding sequence ATGACGACACTTATCTGCGGTTCGCTGGCTTTCGACAACATCATGGTCTTCCCGGACCGCTTCAAGAACCACATCCTGCCCGAACAGATTCACATTCTGAACGTCGCTTTCCTGGTGCCGGAAATGCGCCGCGAGTTCGGCGGCTGTGCCGGCAATATCGCCTACAACCTGATGTTGCTCGGCGGCGAGCCGCTGATCATGGCCACCGTCGGTGACGATGCCGCCCCCTATCTCGAACGCCTGGACAAGCTCGGCCTGCCGCGCACCCACGTCCGCCACGTCCCTGGCGGCTTCACGGCGCAGGCCTTCATCACCACCGATCTCGACGACAACCAGATCACCGCCTTCCATCCCGGCGCCATGAGCTTTTCCCACCTCAACAAGGTTGAGCACGCGCCATCGGCCAAACTCGGCATCGTCGCCCCGGACGGGCGCGAAGGCATGATGCAGCACGCCCGCGATTTCGCGACAGCCGGCGTCCCCTTCGTCTTCGATCCGGGCCAGGGTCTGCCGATGTTCAACGGCGACGAACTGCTCGACTTCATGCGCCTGGCCGACTATGCCTGCTTCAACGACTACGAGGCCAAACTGCTTTGCGACCGCACCGGCCGCAGCCTCGACCAGCTGGCCGACGAGGTCAAGGCCCTGATCGTCACCAAGGGCGGCGAGGGCTCGGAAATCCGGGCCGCTGGTCAGCGTTACGATATCCCCTGCGTCCCGGCCGACGACATTCTCGACCCGACCGGTTGCGGCGATGCCTACCGCTCCGGCCTGCTCTACGGCATCGCCAACGGCTTCGACTGGCTGGCCACCGGCCGCCTGGCAGCAGTGATGGGCGCCATCAAGATCGCCCACCGCGGCGGCCAGAACCACCAGCCGAGCCGTGAAGAAATCGCCGCCCGCTATCAGCGCGCCTTCGGATCCCTGCCCTGGTAA
- the accB gene encoding acetyl-CoA carboxylase biotin carboxyl carrier protein, giving the protein MDLRKLKKLIDLVQESGISELEVTEGEEKVRIAKHYGTVAAPQQYYAAPPPMPAAAPSVSAVDLDDELPEGHVVKSPMVGTFYRSPSPGAEAFVQIGQSVKQGETLCIIEAMKLLNEIEADASGVVKAILLDNGEPVEFGEPLFVIG; this is encoded by the coding sequence ATGGATTTGCGTAAACTCAAGAAACTCATCGACCTCGTACAGGAATCCGGCATTTCGGAACTGGAAGTCACCGAAGGCGAAGAAAAAGTACGCATCGCCAAGCATTACGGCACGGTCGCTGCGCCGCAGCAGTATTACGCTGCGCCGCCCCCGATGCCCGCTGCCGCACCGTCGGTTTCGGCGGTCGATCTCGACGACGAACTACCGGAAGGCCATGTCGTCAAATCGCCGATGGTCGGCACCTTCTACCGTTCGCCATCGCCGGGCGCCGAAGCCTTCGTGCAGATCGGTCAGTCCGTCAAGCAAGGCGAAACCCTGTGCATCATCGAAGCCATGAAGCTGCTCAACGAGATCGAGGCCGACGCTTCCGGCGTGGTCAAGGCCATCCTGCTCGACAATGGCGAACCGGTCGAGTTTGGCGAACCGCTATTTGTGATTGGCTAA
- a CDS encoding NADP-dependent malic enzyme has translation MEKDLREAALEYHRWPTPGKISVRPTKGLTNQRDLALAYSPGVAAACDLIVEDPAMAAEMTSRANLVGVITNGTAVLGLGNIGPLAAKPVMEGKGCLFKKFAGIDVFDIELAENDPDKLIDMIAAMEPTLGGINLEDIKAPECFYIEQKLKERMNIPVFHDDQHGTAIISGAAMLNGLKVVDKKIDEVKVVVSGAGAAAISCVNLWCDLGVKRENITICDSKGVIYVGRPGSMDETKARYAQNTDKRTLADAMVGADIFLGLSAAGVVKQDMVKSMAEKPMVFALANPTPEIMPELVKEVRPDAIIATGRSDYVNQVNNVLCFPFIFRGALDVGATRITEEMKMASVRAIAELAEAEVTDEVAMAYPGADLSFGPEYLIPKPFDPRLIVKIAPAVAQAAMDSGVATRPITDWAAYRAKLSEFVYHTGVGMRAIFQAARQAKGKRIIFAEGEDERVLRAAQVVIEEKFARPTLIGRPAVIEHRLEKANLRIRPGADFDIVNPESDERYRECWTAYHKLMARRGVTPAIAKENMRRKPTLIGAMLLKLGYADGMICGMTGQFSHHLGVISQVIGKRPGVSTLAAMNYLMLPGRSLFICDTHVNENPTAEEIAEMTLMAAEQVKRFGSHPKVALLSHSNFGSGSSESARKMSAAAGLVSAMSAGELEVDGEMHGDAALHEGIRREANPDSALKGEANLLVMPNIDAANISYNLLKMTGGEGVTIGPILLGAARPVHVLTSTATVRRLVNMTALAVVESMER, from the coding sequence GTGGAAAAGGATCTGCGCGAAGCCGCCCTCGAATACCATCGCTGGCCAACCCCCGGCAAAATTTCGGTCCGCCCGACCAAGGGCCTGACCAACCAGCGCGACCTCGCCCTGGCCTACTCGCCCGGCGTCGCCGCCGCCTGCGACCTGATCGTCGAAGATCCGGCCATGGCCGCCGAAATGACCTCGCGTGCCAACCTGGTCGGCGTCATCACCAACGGCACTGCCGTGCTCGGCCTCGGCAACATCGGCCCGCTCGCCGCCAAGCCGGTCATGGAAGGCAAGGGCTGCCTGTTCAAGAAGTTCGCCGGCATCGACGTCTTCGACATCGAACTAGCCGAGAACGACCCGGACAAGCTGATCGACATGATCGCCGCCATGGAGCCGACGCTCGGCGGCATCAACCTCGAGGACATCAAGGCCCCGGAGTGCTTCTACATCGAGCAGAAGCTCAAGGAGCGGATGAACATCCCGGTCTTCCACGACGACCAGCACGGCACCGCGATCATTTCCGGCGCCGCCATGCTCAACGGCCTGAAGGTCGTCGACAAGAAGATCGACGAGGTCAAGGTCGTCGTCTCCGGCGCCGGCGCAGCCGCCATTTCATGCGTTAACCTGTGGTGCGATCTCGGCGTCAAGCGCGAGAACATCACCATTTGCGACTCCAAGGGAGTCATCTACGTCGGTCGCCCGGGCAGCATGGACGAGACCAAGGCCCGCTATGCCCAGAACACCGACAAGCGGACGCTGGCCGATGCCATGGTTGGCGCCGATATTTTCCTCGGCCTGTCGGCCGCTGGCGTGGTCAAACAGGACATGGTCAAGAGCATGGCCGAGAAGCCAATGGTCTTCGCTCTGGCCAACCCGACCCCGGAAATCATGCCCGAACTGGTCAAGGAAGTCCGCCCGGACGCCATCATTGCCACCGGCCGTTCCGACTATGTGAACCAGGTCAACAACGTGCTGTGCTTCCCCTTCATCTTCCGCGGCGCCCTCGATGTCGGCGCGACGCGCATCACCGAAGAAATGAAGATGGCCAGCGTGCGCGCCATCGCCGAACTGGCTGAAGCCGAAGTCACCGACGAAGTGGCCATGGCCTATCCGGGTGCCGATCTGTCTTTCGGACCGGAATACCTGATTCCAAAACCGTTCGACCCGCGCCTGATCGTCAAGATCGCCCCGGCCGTCGCCCAGGCCGCCATGGACTCCGGCGTCGCCACCCGACCGATCACCGACTGGGCCGCCTACCGCGCCAAGTTGTCCGAGTTCGTCTATCACACCGGCGTCGGCATGCGCGCCATCTTCCAGGCCGCCCGCCAGGCCAAGGGCAAGCGCATCATCTTCGCCGAGGGCGAGGACGAGCGCGTGCTGCGCGCCGCCCAGGTCGTGATCGAGGAAAAGTTCGCCCGCCCGACCCTGATCGGCCGCCCGGCAGTGATCGAGCATCGACTGGAAAAGGCCAACCTGCGGATTCGTCCGGGTGCCGATTTCGACATCGTCAATCCGGAATCCGACGAGCGCTATCGCGAATGCTGGACCGCCTATCACAAGCTGATGGCGCGCCGCGGTGTAACGCCGGCTATAGCCAAGGAAAACATGCGCCGCAAACCAACGCTGATCGGCGCCATGCTGCTCAAGCTCGGTTACGCCGACGGCATGATTTGCGGCATGACCGGCCAGTTCAGCCACCACTTGGGCGTAATCAGCCAGGTCATCGGCAAGCGCCCCGGGGTCAGCACACTGGCCGCGATGAACTACCTGATGCTGCCGGGCCGCTCACTGTTCATCTGCGACACGCATGTAAACGAGAACCCGACCGCTGAGGAAATCGCCGAAATGACGCTGATGGCCGCCGAGCAGGTCAAGCGTTTCGGCAGCCATCCGAAGGTTGCGCTGCTCTCGCATTCGAACTTCGGTTCCGGCAGTTCCGAGTCGGCCCGCAAGATGAGCGCCGCCGCCGGCCTGGTTTCCGCGATGTCGGCCGGCGAACTGGAAGTCGATGGCGAAATGCATGGCGATGCCGCACTGCACGAAGGCATCCGCCGCGAAGCCAACCCGGACTCCGCCCTCAAGGGCGAAGCCAATCTGCTGGTGATGCCCAACATCGACGCCGCCAACATTTCCTACAACCTGCTCAAGATGACCGGTGGCGAAGGCGTCACCATCGGCCCCATCTTACTCGGTGCCGCCCGCCCGGTACATGTCCTGACCTCGACGGCGACCGTGCGCCGCCTGGTCAACATGACAGCGCTGGCCGTGGTCGAGTCGATGGAACGCTAA
- a CDS encoding GNAT family N-acetyltransferase has product MEELQSGAAQRRAKRPSLAVGFARTQSDILEAQRLRYRVFAGEMGANLPSRTPGVDHDIYDPYCTHLVVRDTQSGEIVGTYRILSPENARQIGYYSENEFDLTRLQHLRSRLVEIGRSCVHPDYRTGATITLLWAGLAEYMSEGSYDYLMGCASISMADGGHAAASLYNRLAEHLGPAEYRVFPRCPLPLAALQSDQPAETPPLIKGYLRAGAWICGEPAWDPDFNTADLPILLPMAKVANRYAKHYLGQAD; this is encoded by the coding sequence ATGGAAGAACTACAGAGCGGCGCCGCACAACGCCGCGCCAAACGCCCGAGCCTGGCGGTCGGCTTCGCCCGCACCCAGAGCGACATTCTCGAAGCCCAGCGCCTGCGCTACCGCGTCTTTGCCGGCGAAATGGGGGCCAATCTGCCGAGCCGCACGCCGGGCGTCGATCACGACATTTACGACCCGTATTGCACGCATCTTGTCGTCCGCGATACGCAGAGCGGCGAGATTGTCGGCACCTACCGCATTCTGTCCCCGGAAAACGCCCGGCAGATCGGCTACTACTCCGAAAACGAATTCGACCTGACGCGTCTGCAGCATCTGCGCTCCCGCCTGGTCGAGATTGGCCGCTCCTGCGTCCATCCCGACTACCGCACCGGGGCGACGATCACCCTGCTCTGGGCAGGCCTCGCCGAGTATATGTCGGAGGGTAGTTACGACTACCTGATGGGCTGCGCCTCGATCAGCATGGCCGACGGCGGGCATGCCGCCGCCAGCTTGTATAATCGCCTGGCCGAGCACCTCGGGCCGGCCGAATACCGCGTCTTCCCGCGCTGCCCGCTACCGCTGGCCGCACTCCAGAGCGACCAGCCGGCCGAAACGCCGCCGCTGATCAAGGGCTATCTGCGGGCTGGCGCCTGGATTTGCGGCGAACCGGCCTGGGATCCCGATTTCAATACAGCCGACCTGCCCATCCTGTTGCCGATGGCCAAGGTCGCCAACCGTTACGCCAAACATTACCTGGGACAAGCAGACTGA
- the aroQ gene encoding type II 3-dehydroquinate dehydratase translates to MTKRKTASKPVEKARILVVHGPNLNLLGTREPEHYGRMTLADINMALARMAENVGVDLEAFQSNHEGALIERIHAAREQGVRAIIINPAAYTHTSVALRDALAAVAIPFVEVHLSNVHAREPFRQHSYFSDLAIGVICGLGHEGYRLALEYLLNKLNIE, encoded by the coding sequence ATGACGAAGCGAAAAACAGCTTCCAAGCCGGTCGAAAAGGCTCGCATCCTGGTGGTGCATGGCCCGAATCTGAACCTGCTTGGCACCCGAGAACCCGAACATTACGGTCGAATGACCTTGGCGGACATCAACATGGCGTTGGCCCGCATGGCCGAAAACGTCGGTGTTGATCTCGAGGCCTTCCAGAGCAACCACGAAGGTGCGCTGATCGAGCGCATTCACGCCGCTCGCGAACAGGGTGTGCGCGCGATCATCATCAATCCGGCGGCCTACACGCATACCAGCGTGGCCTTGCGCGATGCCCTGGCGGCAGTGGCGATTCCCTTTGTCGAAGTGCATCTCTCCAATGTGCATGCCCGGGAGCCTTTCCGGCAGCACTCCTACTTTTCCGACCTGGCCATCGGCGTCATCTGCGGACTGGGTCACGAGGGCTATCGGCTGGCCCTTGAATACCTGCTTAACAAACTCAATATTGAATAG
- the prmA gene encoding 50S ribosomal protein L11 methyltransferase: MSWQSVSFLTDVAHAEPLCDALLEAGALSASIEDADAGTPDEQPQFGEPGSVNSPGWTHSRVVTLLEPDADAAALLGAAAAAIGLGETPVFTIDQVAEQNWVQLTQSQFDPIRVSERLWIVPSWHESPDPSAVNLILDPGMAFGTGSHPTTRLCLEWLERNVSADCTVLDYGCGSGILAIAAARLGAGRVAGVDIDPLAVDAARANAERNGVSALFADSAEPVAGEYDVVVANILSNPLRVLAPAICAHVRSGGRLALSGILREQAEEIIGIYAQWLPLQVADVREDWVCLAGSKP, translated from the coding sequence ATGAGTTGGCAAAGTGTCAGCTTCCTGACCGATGTAGCGCACGCCGAACCGCTGTGCGATGCCTTGCTCGAAGCCGGGGCCCTCTCGGCCTCGATCGAGGATGCCGATGCCGGCACGCCGGACGAGCAACCGCAGTTCGGCGAGCCGGGTTCGGTCAATTCACCGGGGTGGACGCATTCGCGCGTCGTCACCCTGCTCGAACCCGATGCCGATGCGGCAGCTCTGCTGGGCGCCGCGGCGGCAGCCATCGGCCTCGGCGAGACGCCGGTCTTTACCATTGATCAAGTCGCGGAACAAAATTGGGTGCAACTGACCCAGTCGCAATTCGATCCGATCCGCGTTTCCGAACGGCTGTGGATCGTGCCGTCCTGGCACGAATCGCCCGACCCCTCGGCCGTCAATTTGATTCTCGACCCCGGCATGGCCTTTGGCACTGGCTCGCACCCGACCACCCGCCTCTGTCTCGAGTGGCTGGAACGCAACGTTTCCGCTGACTGCACGGTACTCGATTACGGCTGTGGCTCGGGCATTCTGGCGATTGCCGCGGCGCGCCTGGGAGCCGGCCGAGTGGCTGGCGTCGACATCGACCCCCTGGCGGTCGACGCGGCGCGCGCCAATGCCGAGCGCAATGGCGTCAGCGCGCTGTTTGCCGACTCGGCAGAGCCGGTCGCCGGCGAGTATGATGTTGTCGTGGCCAACATCCTCTCCAATCCGCTCCGTGTTCTTGCTCCCGCCATTTGCGCCCACGTGCGCTCCGGCGGACGTCTCGCGCTGTCCGGCATCCTGCGTGAGCAGGCCGAGGAAATCATTGGCATTTACGCTCAGTGGTTGCCCCTCCAGGTGGCCGACGTGCGCGAGGACTGGGTATGCCTAGCCGGGTCCAAGCCCTGA
- a CDS encoding glycine zipper 2TM domain-containing protein, with translation MKTLSFLLIAAALLAGCASSKSGDVYSRDQARREQTIRMGIVESVRPVTMEGTKSAVGPMAGAAVGGIAGSTLGHGQGSAVTAVIGAVAGGLAGAAIEEGVTRRQALEITVKLDNGQFLAIVQEGDAAEFRPGDRVRLLSTGGETRVTR, from the coding sequence ATGAAAACACTATCCTTTTTACTGATCGCCGCAGCCTTGCTGGCCGGCTGCGCGAGCAGCAAATCCGGCGACGTCTATAGCCGCGATCAGGCCCGTCGCGAGCAGACCATCCGCATGGGAATCGTCGAATCGGTGCGCCCGGTCACCATGGAGGGCACCAAATCGGCCGTCGGGCCAATGGCTGGCGCGGCGGTCGGTGGCATCGCCGGCAGCACCCTGGGCCACGGCCAGGGCTCGGCGGTGACTGCGGTGATCGGCGCCGTCGCCGGCGGACTGGCCGGTGCCGCGATCGAGGAAGGCGTCACCCGCCGCCAGGCTCTGGAGATCACCGTCAAACTGGATAACGGCCAGTTTCTGGCGATAGTCCAGGAAGGCGACGCCGCCGAGTTTCGTCCGGGCGATCGCGTCCGTCTGCTGTCCACCGGTGGCGAAACCCGGGTCACGCGTTGA
- a CDS encoding MFS transporter has translation MNDGRWLLLLCLSRMGFAVINTVYAALIPVLRPDWGMSAAQAGSVQSAWHGGYIVSLVVASLLAGRFGAKRTFLGMGYAACATALLFALGAHDFESAFLLYGLAGLCAGGSYVPGLTLIAERFHSTSRGRAMGAYIAAASLGYALGLPGAAGLALHIAGWGITAGFLLAAVAALLGLAVATWTLRRSENVLIPAADRGPVASWASLCWLWRNRPARFVILGYTFHAWELLGMWAWLPAFLSVAASQHGDGAWPGSGALAGRPWRR, from the coding sequence ATGAACGACGGACGCTGGTTATTGCTGCTCTGCCTGTCGCGGATGGGCTTTGCTGTCATCAATACCGTCTATGCCGCCCTGATTCCCGTGCTGCGTCCGGACTGGGGGATGTCGGCCGCGCAGGCTGGCTCGGTGCAATCGGCCTGGCATGGCGGCTATATCGTTTCACTGGTCGTCGCCAGCCTGCTGGCCGGGCGCTTTGGTGCCAAGCGCACCTTTCTCGGCATGGGCTATGCGGCCTGTGCCACTGCCTTGCTCTTTGCGCTGGGCGCCCATGACTTCGAGTCCGCCTTTCTGCTTTACGGCTTGGCCGGCCTCTGCGCCGGCGGCTCCTATGTGCCGGGACTGACCCTGATCGCCGAGCGTTTCCACAGCACCAGCCGGGGCCGGGCGATGGGTGCCTATATTGCAGCGGCCTCGCTCGGCTATGCGCTGGGTCTGCCCGGTGCCGCCGGCCTGGCGCTGCACATAGCTGGCTGGGGTATCACGGCCGGCTTTCTGCTGGCCGCAGTGGCGGCACTACTCGGCCTGGCGGTCGCGACCTGGACCTTGCGGCGCAGCGAGAATGTGCTGATCCCGGCGGCCGACCGCGGGCCGGTGGCATCCTGGGCTTCGCTATGCTGGCTATGGCGGAACCGGCCGGCCCGTTTCGTGATCCTCGGCTATACCTTTCATGCTTGGGAACTGCTCGGCATGTGGGCCTGGCTGCCGGCCTTCCTCAGCGTGGCGGCCAGCCAGCACGGCGATGGGGCCTGGCCGGGCAGTGGCGCGCTGGCCGGGCGGCCCTGGCGGCGCTGA
- a CDS encoding DUF3426 domain-containing protein: MAAREFSDTPGYNRWAAGTLAAAGPGGFAGESPRHAVWPFVLVATLLLLALSGQLLYYFRSEVVLRLPDAARLFELAAIDIPMPRNVDLVAIDTSDLQSDNARGLFVLNATLHNRANYAQAWPALELTLTDTSDTVVSRRVMNATDYLPPAISPEAFPANGEVAVRLWIEARDIGAAGYRLYIFYP; the protein is encoded by the coding sequence GTGGCCGCCCGCGAATTCAGTGATACGCCGGGCTACAACCGCTGGGCGGCGGGAACGCTGGCTGCCGCCGGCCCCGGCGGCTTTGCCGGCGAATCGCCCAGGCATGCCGTGTGGCCCTTTGTCCTGGTCGCCACCTTGCTGCTTTTGGCCCTCTCCGGCCAACTGCTCTATTACTTCCGGAGCGAGGTCGTACTACGCCTGCCGGATGCGGCCAGACTGTTCGAGTTGGCCGCCATCGATATCCCCATGCCACGCAATGTCGACCTGGTGGCCATCGACACCTCCGACCTGCAATCCGATAACGCCCGCGGCCTGTTCGTTTTGAATGCGACGCTGCACAACCGGGCAAACTACGCCCAAGCTTGGCCTGCCCTGGAACTGACCCTGACCGACACCAGCGATACCGTGGTCTCGCGCCGGGTAATGAACGCCACCGACTACCTGCCACCGGCGATCAGTCCGGAGGCTTTCCCGGCCAACGGCGAAGTCGCCGTTCGCCTGTGGATCGAAGCCCGCGACATCGGCGCCGCCGGCTACCGACTTTACATTTTCTATCCCTGA